From one Populus alba chromosome 17, ASM523922v2, whole genome shotgun sequence genomic stretch:
- the LOC118058314 gene encoding uncharacterized protein isoform X2, whose translation MATTESLVAQIQGLSSNAVDLGLLSIHLKKADEVLHNESTRLLAFLEQLDPTLHSLGNLVFPFWRMIFLMLISHGNFFSIVIMGDTQDYNEDGKLSFSEFSDLIKAFGNQVADNKKEELFKAADKNGDDAVSMDELAGLPAFQQENEPLINCCPVCGEILEVSNKLNTLVHLSLCFDERTRNQVMTGGFLTDKQASYGWMFKLSEWAHFSSYDVGLNSGSSASHILVKETLLVAREGRVWCLEDRLVLGGFDWDPTLQEKACWSRRPFDRVCMPLDKWRGDSDSDFEVFELFDPAATGKVVGRISLSCSVEDPMETEKNYARCILAIVDYNEDGKLSFSEFSDLIKAFGNQVADNKKEELFKAADKNGDDAVSMDELAGLPAFQQEK comes from the exons ATGGCGACGACAGAATCGTTGGTGGCGCAAATCCAAGGGCTATCAAGCAACGCAGTGGATTTAGGTTTGTTATCGATTCACTTGAAGAAAGCAGATGAAGTGCTACACAATGAGTCGACTCGGCTTTTGGCTTTTCTTGAACAGCTCGACCCGACTCTTCACTCACTCGGTAATCTGGTCTTTCCATTCTGGAGGATGATATTTTTGATGTTGATCAGCCACGGGAATTTTTTCTCTATTGTTATTATGGGCGA TACGCAGGATTACAATGAAGATGGAAAGCTTTCTTTCTCTGAGTTCTCTGACTTAATTAAGGCTTTTGGCAATCAAGTGGCAGATAACA AGAAAGAGGAGCTTTTTAAAGCTGCTGACAAGAATGGGGATGATGCTGTAAGCATGGATGAGTTGGCTGGACTTCCTGCCTTTCAACAAGAAAA TGAACCTCTTATAAATTGCTGCCCTGTTTGTGGTGAGATTCTTGAAGTTTCTAATAAGCTAAATACCCTGGTCCATTTGAGTCTTTGTTTTGACGAGCGAACAAGAAATCAAGTTATGACAGGTGGATTTCTTACTGATAAACAGGCTTCTTATGG GTGGATGTTTAAACTGAGTGAATGGGCTCATTTTTCATCATATGATGTTGGTTTGAACTCTGGTTCAAGTGCTTCACATATTCTG GTCAAGGAAACATTGCTAGTGGCAAGAGAAGGAAGGGTCTGGTGCTTAGAAGACAGACTTGTCCTTGGTGGGTTTGATTGGGATCCTACTTTGCAAGAGAAAGCATGTTGGTCGAGGAGACCTTTTGATCGAGTCTGCATGCCTTTGGACAAGTGGAGGGGT GATTCAGATTCTGACTTTGAAGTGTTTGAACTTTTTGACCCAGCAGCAACCGGTAAAGTTGTTGGCAGAATTTCTCTGTCATGTTCTGTTGAG GATCCAATGGAAACAGAGAAAAATTATGCAAGATGCATCTTAGCCATTGTG GATTACAATGAAGATGGAAAGCTTTCTTTCTCTGAGTTCTCTGACTTAATTAAGGCTTTTGGCAATCAAGTGGCAGATAACA AGAAAGAGGAGCTTTTTAAAGCTGCTGACAAGAATGGGGATGATGCTGTAAGCATGGATGAGTTGGCTGGACTTCCTGCCTTTCAACAAGAAAAGTAA
- the LOC118058314 gene encoding uncharacterized protein isoform X1 produces MATTESLVAQIQGLSSNAVDLGLLSIHLKKADEVLHNESTRLLAFLEQLDPTLHSLGNLVFPFWRMIFLMLISHGNFFSIVIMGDTQDYNEDGKLSFSEFSDLIKAFGNQVADNKKEELFKAADKNGDDAVSMDELAGLPAFQQENEPLINCCPVCGEILEVSNKLNTLVHLSLCFDERTRNQVMTGGFLTDKQASYGWMFKLSEWAHFSSYDVGLNSGSSASHILVKETLLVAREGRVWCLEDRLVLGGFDWDPTLQEKACWSRRPFDRVCMPLDKWRGDSDSDFEVFELFDPAATGKVVGRISLSCSVEDPMETEKNYARCILAIVDYNEDGKLSFSEFSDLIKAFGNQVADNKKEELFKAADKNGDDAVSMDELAGLPAFQQENEPLINCCPVCGEILEVSNKLNTLVHLSLCFDERTRNQVMTGGFLTDKQASYGWMFKLSEWAHFSSYDVGLNSGSSASHSVLNQPP; encoded by the exons ATGGCGACGACAGAATCGTTGGTGGCGCAAATCCAAGGGCTATCAAGCAACGCAGTGGATTTAGGTTTGTTATCGATTCACTTGAAGAAAGCAGATGAAGTGCTACACAATGAGTCGACTCGGCTTTTGGCTTTTCTTGAACAGCTCGACCCGACTCTTCACTCACTCGGTAATCTGGTCTTTCCATTCTGGAGGATGATATTTTTGATGTTGATCAGCCACGGGAATTTTTTCTCTATTGTTATTATGGGCGA TACGCAGGATTACAATGAAGATGGAAAGCTTTCTTTCTCTGAGTTCTCTGACTTAATTAAGGCTTTTGGCAATCAAGTGGCAGATAACA AGAAAGAGGAGCTTTTTAAAGCTGCTGACAAGAATGGGGATGATGCTGTAAGCATGGATGAGTTGGCTGGACTTCCTGCCTTTCAACAAGAAAA TGAACCTCTTATAAATTGCTGCCCTGTTTGTGGTGAGATTCTTGAAGTTTCTAATAAGCTAAATACCCTGGTCCATTTGAGTCTTTGTTTTGACGAGCGAACAAGAAATCAAGTTATGACAGGTGGATTTCTTACTGATAAACAGGCTTCTTATGG GTGGATGTTTAAACTGAGTGAATGGGCTCATTTTTCATCATATGATGTTGGTTTGAACTCTGGTTCAAGTGCTTCACATATTCTG GTCAAGGAAACATTGCTAGTGGCAAGAGAAGGAAGGGTCTGGTGCTTAGAAGACAGACTTGTCCTTGGTGGGTTTGATTGGGATCCTACTTTGCAAGAGAAAGCATGTTGGTCGAGGAGACCTTTTGATCGAGTCTGCATGCCTTTGGACAAGTGGAGGGGT GATTCAGATTCTGACTTTGAAGTGTTTGAACTTTTTGACCCAGCAGCAACCGGTAAAGTTGTTGGCAGAATTTCTCTGTCATGTTCTGTTGAG GATCCAATGGAAACAGAGAAAAATTATGCAAGATGCATCTTAGCCATTGTG GATTACAATGAAGATGGAAAGCTTTCTTTCTCTGAGTTCTCTGACTTAATTAAGGCTTTTGGCAATCAAGTGGCAGATAACA AGAAAGAGGAGCTTTTTAAAGCTGCTGACAAGAATGGGGATGATGCTGTAAGCATGGATGAGTTGGCTGGACTTCCTGCCTTTCAACAAGAAAA TGAACCTCTTATAAATTGCTGCCCTGTTTGTGGTGAGATTCTTGAAGTTTCTAATAAGCTAAATACCCTGGTCCATTTGAGTCTTTGTTTTGACGAGCGAACAAGAAATCAAGTTATGACAGGTGGATTTCTTACTGATAAACAGGCTTCTTATGG GTGGATGTTTAAACTGAGTGAATGGGCTCATTTTTCATCATATGATGTTGGTTTGAACTCTGGTTCAAGTGCTTCACATTCTG TTCTCAACCAGCCTCCCTAA